Genomic DNA from Corticium candelabrum chromosome 5, ooCorCand1.1, whole genome shotgun sequence:
TAAAATGCGCCAACCGCATGTCAATCCACAAAACTATTTTCTGAAATGACAAGATACACATCTGCGAACACAACGTACTAGAGCgcggccccgttcctcggacaccatcacattccggacgcgagttctcagttatccgtttttgaacgcagtccctactACATCATAAATataggtatccaagttgtaatttaGCACAccaaagagagcattgtacctcttctctatTTAGAGTGAGACCgaaaactgtgcggagccttgcataccccgttcatcggacaaacgcatcgttcaccgggcagtagcgtctaaattgcacacacgcatccttcagcctagttacttatatatcgctaatcaacgactctttacctacaaatcgtgttgttaccctgcatgtcagccaaaatctgtatgagttacagacagtcaaacgcccgtggtaacggccccaatcgtcggacacccattttcttgccttcctaccttctcagcaacagctctaggtttcaaataactgaagttgattaaattcagctatctgaaacgctgcagaacgcagaacacttgcctagagtgcttgatggaaattctgagtcatttctcctgcaaccacgcccccactaggacgtgtaaaagatgttgcttgaacgaactagccgttcaacaaagaagacgacaaccgaaaccgatgagagggcacgactgaagtgctaaaacgccCTTTTatcctttgcaaagaaagtcgatcgctgcgtagcgctcgttgacaaggacttgacgttatctaattcaactttacctaggagaagcaggggtgacggttctagctgctctgataataAACAAGTTCCTGCATTtggtacagctggttgtaccaacgatgacatgctgcacttcgtgacggtgcaaggtcaagcaaaggtagatatcaaactgagatagaaacacgtcctattcagaaccaagtaacaatttaggggccttgaaaggaaagcacgggctgttcctgtgcgagttgggagaatgtgctcaccgcaaagctcgaacatggatgacgtgatcgtctgctacatccggtgcatcaagcctgtgcagttgtgctgcaagacactcaggagttcaaattcttacgctgggaatACTAGACAGCaccggagggctagtagatgccaacagagtgagcttgtcagcagagaaaattcagcagtttccgctaaTAACCGTTGCTGAATCAAATAtaggtcaaacgaattgggggccgtacgatatttccttccaactctctctcatgacattattacttgcagactgctgctgcaaagaaaagaacgagtgtccgacgaaaggggcgttaccgcgactcaatgagcgtgcgctatctctcctggagagtagcaaacgtagacagtgatagtgttgttgtgttagctagtcacctataaacctatctcaggtgcgaagttgcagaattgtcTTTGCATTTTCATGGAggaggtcgtgtccggtgaatgatggtggtgtccgatgaacggggtcgcagagaaggatcacgtttaccgtcctagcataacagtttcaagcctttggaagtcccgcgtcaggaatcacagtctctactaatccttcttactgtgggctttaacaaagcttagtcttacttcgtttacttcttgcacggctgtccgatgattgatggtgtccgataacaggggcgtcgctctacGTCTAGTTATCTCTTTCCTACCTTCTATGCGATGTGCACTATCCATCGCCAGCTGCGTCCACAAAAGCCTTAATTGGCTAAGTAGCAAAGTAATTCGGCAGGCCACTGATTCAAATACCAGTCTTCAGAATTTAGTCCCGTATGCGGTACTAATAGTCCCGTATGCGGTACTAATAGTCCCGTATGTTATGATACCGCTACAATACTTTATAGTAGTCTATTAGTACTATCATTCGGTTTGCAATGACACTTCAGTGACGGATCTTTCTCCCATTCGCTATAGCCTGTGTGCTGTACTCTACTTGTGTAGTGCGTAATGCACGCTACAGAGGTATGCGGTACCGTGTCTATTCTGTTGCCAACTTGCAATAGTTATAACGTTGATCTACAGTAGATATTCAGTTTTTCATGGCTAAAAGAAAGTTCCAGCAACAGTTTATCGGTGCATGATTTACTGAGTATACCGTCAGCTAAGAGAAGGGAGCCCGAACAGGGTGCCTTAGACTGTTAAATTCTAAGTGAGTATAGCAGTGAGTCCCTTACTGCCTGAGCGCGATACTCACTTGGAATTGAACAGTCTAATGCAATACTCACTTAGATTTTAACAGTTTGATTCACCCTGTTCTGGCGCCCTTCTCGTAGCTGACGCTATACTCAGTAAACCATGCACTGATAAACTGTTGCCGGAACTTTATTTTGGCCACGAAAAACTGAATATCTACAGTAGGTCAACGCTAGATTAGTTGCTGGTCTGGCCAACAAACGGTCATTGTCGGCATGTACGTATATACTGTGCTGCTATGGCATAATCAATAGTTAATCGCACAATTGATCACGCCATGGCATCGCGGTACATGCTGACAGTGCCCGTTTGTTGGCCAGACCAGCAACTAATTTTAGAACCAACAACGCTAGACTTGTTAAATTTGTAGGACATAGAAGATCGTCTAGAAAAGCGTTGTCAGCTGAAGAATGAGATGACATAATCTGGCAGCTGATTGTTACCAGAAAGCCCGACAAAAACGTGCAGTTACCAGTAAATACATACAAggattaatattattattaataatattgacttgtgacgtcatagaGTTTTTGTAATTTCTGCACCCTTCCTTTCCTAAATCCTGGATCCTACACTGCACGTTTGGCACATTTTACAAAACGCTGGCAAAAACAACATTGCAAACATGCCGTAATTAAGACTCGActgcttttaattaattgatgtattataaaatttatcaAATTTTTGATACAGCATAGATGGTAAAATAATGACATCGCCCAACAATTTGcgtaaaataaaaattaattgaaaCATTATAAGCAGCTTGGTTGAAGTTGGTATGTACCCCTACAGCGTAACAAAGTCAGTATTTTGCATAAATATGTTGCAAATCCGTGTAGCAGCTTTCTGACACGTCCAGCATGTCTCCGAGGTTTCCCTCAATTAAAGCCTCTCCTTTTCTGTTAGTAAGAAGAATGTCGTCGGATGCTCCAAGCCTTTGTACTATGTTTCCAAAACTTGGTCTTTCATGGGTATCGGGATGCCTGCCAATACACAATAATATATAATCAGAAGCAAAGCATGTCTGTTTGACACTCACCAACAGTCAATCATAAGATGATAAAGAGAACGAGAACATCctggaggaggaggaagacgaTATCCAGTTTCAACCTTCTCCATCACCTGCAATAAagcagacagtcaaacaatacaaaagtaaTGTTTGTGATAGTTCGGTTGAATATGCACATGCACCTTGCCATTACTGATTGACCCAAAAGGGCGTTGTCCCACTGACCACACTTCATACAGAACAACTCCATAGCTCCACACGTCACTGGCGGACGAAAATCGTCTGTAATTCCATGTCTAACATAGGCAGTATACACATCACTTCACTCATTAGATAACACTTAACTACGAACTTATACCTCAGGGGCACACCACCTTATTGGAACTTTTCCACCTTTAGTAACGTAATAGTTGTCGTCAgacacgtcacgtgccaaGCCAAAATCTGCAATCTAAACAACAATATAAATAGATATACAACTCTTTTTAGTGCAACGTATTTCCAGCCAATGCTTGCCTTGCACGTCAGCTGCTTGTCCAACAAAATGTTTCTTACAGCTAAATCCTATACGAAAATCAGATTCGTTACTAGAATTCCAAAAGAGCAGTTCTCTAATAGATCAACACTGACTCTGTGAACAAACAACTTGCGTGAAAGATAGTCCATTCCACTTGCGATACCACGGCACATGTTCAGCAGCGTTTTGTCGAATCCGGGAAAACAACATTTGCCACTACATAAAGAGCACTCCTAATTTAATCAAGTAAGGCAACATGTTTACGACACGTTTGTGACATACTCTGAGCTTTGATTTACAAGGTAGTTTTTCAAATCACCATTCTGCATGTATTCCAAAACCAGCATGATCTATTGTTATTAACAAACTTTCATCAATATTACATAAAAcgtataataataataataataataaataatattatattacagGAGATCCAATAGTGACAACACCGTGAAGACGAACAACGTTTCGATGACGAAATTGACCATTAATCGCTGCTTCGCGAAGAAACTTGACGCGATCATTAACATCAGCTTCACTCGTCAGAGTCTTGACCGCCACTGCTAACTTCTCTCTATCATTCTAAACACAATCTCACTCACCACAGCAATAATTAAATCTCTATATTACATCGACTTTACCACACGCCACACTGCCTTCTCTACCACCCCAAATTCCCTGCACGCAAAACATGGCAGTCactatataaaatattaacaaTGATTCTGTTGTTAATCGTTTACCCTGATCCGATCTCTTTTCTGTCGATGAGGTTACGTCTGTCGATGTGTCTGAAGCGCCGCCTCTCAAGTTGCCCGTATAGTTCCTTTTCCGTAGAGGCCGGTTCCCAATATTTATCATCAGCGTCTGATTTCAACGAAGCAGTATATGCCTGTACAggtataaataatattaatataacgCAAAATATACAAGTACAACTGCGTTAGACGATTATATATAGCAAACGTTTTGCTTCCTTGACGTTGTCTCTGGAGCTGTGTCGACGTCATATACAATGTTTCTAAAACCACGTTGCGGTTTAAGAACGCGATTGCTCGTCGGTTGATCGCATAACTGCATCTTTTCTGTGAAAGAAGAAGGCACGAGATATCCACTTTCATCTTCGGGTGATCCGATTGGTGTCTGTGTTGGTTCCTTTCCCGTAGCTTTTATAGGCTCACAGTAAACTTCAACCTCCATTGTTGATCCGCGTCTCGTGAAATGAGCGCCTACCGTTGTACTATCAAGAGCAGATTTGCTTGCATTTTGAATACGTGCTTGTGCTGGTTTGTGCATTATCGCTGTTGTAGGCTCACAGTCAACGTACCTTGATCCCTGCATAGTAAAGCGGACGCCCGAAATTGTAGAATTGCCGGCAACGCCGCTTGCAGACGAGCTTTCTAGAAACATTATAGTAGACTTACAATAGGAATGATACTTTAGAGTAAAATTATCAGTCTACGAGACCTGCCAGCGCCAGCTTGTTTGCTCTTCTTCTGCAGAGAAGAAATCCACAAATTGCAAACGCGACTAAAACAATAACGGCAACTGCAGAAGCAATTGCAGCGTACATTGTGATGTTTAAAGAACTCGATTTTGCTTTGTTTCCTTCTGTTGtctggtttgttgttgtttttgttgttgttgttgttgttgttgttgttgttggagtTTCGTCATCACGAAGAGTTGCTAACACTGAGTGTGTAAAATTGACAAAACGAGAAGTTTGTGTTGAGTGTGACGCGAAAGTAGGTTTTGTAGTCGAGCTTTGTGCAGAGCTGCTTGTTGAAACTAATAGAGGTGTTGATACAAATGATGTAGAAAGATTCTTGTTAGCACGAGCAGTAACTGTTGTTGATACACGATTTGTAGATGCATCTAATTGTGTAACAATTTTTGATGAGGCAAACATTGTAATCGTGGTAAAAGGTTGTGTGCTGGCGACAGCAGTCGTCGGCGATGAGCTAGATTTTGGCATTAAAGTAGATCGTTTTGTAATCGACTCAGATGTCGACACTGTTGTAGGCAACTGTGTGCTGCTTTTGGCAGTTTTTGAAACAGTTGCTGATGCTGACGTAAGTTGTGTTGTGATTTCCAAAGGCGTCGTGGGTCTTTTAGTCGTAGGATGATCCGTAGTGGCTGCAACTGTGGTTGGAAGTGTGGTAGACGAAGCTGTAGAAGGAAAGTTTGCACTAGAAGACTTGATAGTAGTTGTGGTAGTTGCACCTGCTGACGTGTAGGATATTGTTTTTGCTGGCAAAGTTATCGGTGTCTGCGTTGTAGAAGGCATGAGATTGTATTTACAAATGTACGGATATATTTTTGTACATTCTTTGTCTCTCCATGTTCCATCATATACCATCCTCACACAGTCACCACTACCATCGGGCTCGTTAATTGAATTATCCCAATTTGTAAATGTGCTTTGCTCGCCATCGATCCATACAAAAGTGTTCTCAACGTCTTTGTCATTCAAGCCCATCCATGCGTCGTTGCTTAATGAATTGAATGTTGCTCTCAAACTTAAAACCAAACAATTCTCGTTTGCAGATATGATAGACGTGAGATGTCCTCCTTTGTTATTGCAGTCCTTTTCTGCCTTATCCCAACTTTTGGGAATTGCAATGAAAAGGTAACAACTCATTCCACTACGAGTCCAGTCTGACTGACATTGCATCAATGACTctacacaacagcaacaattttaaataattttacaaAGTCATAATTGCCAAAGTTTACACCATTAGTAAGAGCCGGAGGATGTGTAGTCAGCGTTGGACTTTCACAAACGTAGAACCTCTTGTCAGAACAATCCTTATCATTCCACAGACCATTTCCTTTTGTCACCTTCGTGCAACCTGATGTACTACGACTGGGCTGATTTTTATCCCATtgtctgtataaacaagtCGTACCATCACTCCATACGAACGAGTTCTTCACAATTTTCAATCCAATCCAAACGTCCTTTCCACTCTCTTTTGCCAACTTATAGACAAAACTGTTCTCAATGTTCGACGTGATGGATACGAGATGCCCGCTTTTCGTAACACAATTAGCTTCAGCATCATTCCAATTTTTCTCTGAAGAAAATAGGCGATAGCAGCTAGTTTCACTAAGACTCCATCCCGATAAACAACTTGTAGCTTCTAGTAAAATCGTCATTACAGCAACGAAACAATGAACAGTACAACTATACATGTATCCTATTAGGGCGTGGTTATATATATCCAGAGATATATACGGTTTAAACAGCATGGTAACGGTCACGGTCGAAGTAGACGCACCATATAGGCTATCCGAAGAAGTATAGGAGCCTTCTACGCAACGGCTCACGTGAGAGAACATGGCACGGCCACGTACCAACTAAATGAGATTCCTGTTGTTTGTAGTAATCACAAGAACTAAGTTGTCCGACATTTCAACCATCTGTGTGGTCAGAAGAATCGTAATTTGACTACAATTAGTAATACAGCTCAACCAGCAGCCGAATTTTAGCAAAGTTAGCACATACGCATACAAAatacgtacacacaaatctgACTGACCAGACGATGCTTGAAGAGTAAGagaaatcaacagaaacaacacgTTTGACGCACCGAAGAACATGACACGCCTTATATATACGCACTCTAAAATCACGTGATTACCTTACTCAACAGACACGAACGAATTATAAtgctattcattaattaaattacgtCACTTAGTTCTATATACAACAtgaaatataaaattaattgtaAATATATGTTAACTTTATAAACTCTTCTAGACATTGTTATGAACTAACAATGTAGTAATGTTATCAAGCTAGAGCAGATGTCTTTTGATAAATTCATAACCGATTTGTCTTTCACTTACAACAGATAGcgttacaacaaacaaagccACCTCACACTCCTCAGACACTGTAAACATGTTGATACCAACGTGTGAACCATTTTGCATGCAAAATTGTTACTGAACATTATTGTTACCGTGAAACGATATTACAATGTTTGTTGTAGGCTAAATACCGACAGGTAGTTCACAATATACTTTGTGAAGGTACCTTTGATGCTAATATTGTACATAGATGTCTCGATCAAAAGCAGATCAACAAAGTAGAAACCGTCTGCACAGTATGCAACACCACGATTTAAGTATTCTACATCGACACTCactaaattaaaatcaaaatgtcTTGACAACCTTAAATATCTATAGCTTTGTTTACATACAAAACGTTGTCACAGTCTCAAGACAAACCCATTGCGGCATGTATAGTGCTATTCTTGTATGTGGTTTAACTTGTTCAAGTCTGCATCTTGAATTTCTAGTAAATACAAATAAGTTACATTTGAAAAGACACATCTAAGCCGAcagaatttgaaaaaataATGTTTGGCgttaaataataaaatgtcGCACATTAATCCATTAAATTAGACAACAGGTATGTTGGTAGCTCGATCTTACAATAGTTACGTCGTTGTTTCAAAAGCAACGATGTAAACTAAGGAGTTTAGTCAACCTAATTACTGTCTACAAACATTAGCCTAGATATGTTCAAGATCATTCCACACACATTGTATACGATTTATCATAGTGAGTGTGCAGAAATGCTTTCTCAAACAGCTACATAAAAATCGATTGGGCGTTTGCATGCTTTGCtctgctttgtctgtctgtctgtcttctaggTCCACTGTGGCCTCTTCCTATCAAGCTTTACCACCAAAGCCCAAGTAAAACAGCGCAAAAATAGAGAACAACAGTATTATGATGATTTTATCtcatgtctatatatatataaagaaatTACAGCATCGATTGTCCACCGAGATTGCCAGTGATAGTGCTGTACTGATATTATTATTCAAGcacagtctgatagagatgcagcacggtTGAGATCTCTGCAAGGACGAGAGACTGGTTCATagctggatgtcatcaccacttctgctaagcacgctttaaaaacaaacgaaCTTGtttagcgtcttacctgaggttgggagtggctcTACCTTTCACCAATTAGATTAAATGGTGTGACCTTGTGGTCATGACTTGGATGAATACGAATACCATCTTttaacatgtaaatatggGGGTGGACATGTCTGATCTTACGATTCAGTCTTGAATGGGTGAAGTCAGTacctgtctgaccttcaccttcccaaTCAAACAAAACCAAGACATCACTACATCAATACCGAAGACcatccagacattacaatggttgatccaaatactggacagaatttggatcttgatgtCTCACTTGGTCATCCATAGAGTCAgaacattattaattaagagggCTAgcaggaaaatggtcatgctgccacaataagagaagaaaagaaaataaaaaataattagaaCAGCTTGTTGCAGAAGGATGTGTATCGAGATGTGTtactcttgtgatagaacatttgggaggtggggcacaaaagCAGAGAATTCTTTGCAGCATTTTTCACAACAGTCCGTAAACCTAGAAGCCATGTTCGTGGTGTATCGgaaaaaaattattttctacaattctacaGATACAATGCCAAAGTTGTCCTCAGAAACTTATAAAACTGCTTCCTAATCATgatgatttagatagatttattgactttgacattcaagaccaagtccattagtttgttgtttgcaaggactggtttgctttacAAATTCCTATCATATGTATGAGTAGAGTCTATGTCtatatatgagaataaattatctgtctgtctgtttgtcggtcggTAATCTGACGTCCCACTGTCTGTATATCACAATGGCCCACATATAATTAGTTAGTCTGGTAGCTTATTCCGTGTTTGTGTACCCTAGTCCCTAAAGAGAACTAATTTGGTGTGACTAAAATACAACATAACACAGTCTATATAATTAGAACAAATTGATGTTCCAGATCCGCACCAGGTGGAGTGATTAGAGGTAAAGTGTGCATAAAAAGACAATTGAAGTCTAGACTCTATGTACCATACTTACCGGGCATCATTATCTATGTATCTAGACAGCTGCAGGCTCGTATGTGAACAAGAGCTCAGCTAACTATTAGTCTATGCTAGCAACATATCAATCTCTTAAATTTATAGTTTTCTACTGACTTGGAAAATTATTCTACGCACTATTTGCAACCATTAATTTAGTGCTTACTCAACGCTAGGCACCATCCATCTGTACGTGGTGTCGAAGGTGTAGTGACCGCTAACGCCGTTGTAGACCTCTTTGTTCAGCTAACGAAATGATTCGATCGCTATTCTGAGAATCAGAGTTTAATGTAGATCATACATCGTCGCAGATAAACAACGGAAGCTGATACCGAGTTTGAGATTGTACTCAACCACCGAGTCCCAATTCTACACGGCCCCGTATTCAGTGCAAAcaatcccgtttgcacgacaATGAGTCCCGTATGCGATACAAATAGTCCCGTACGCGATACCACTTACAGTCTGTATCGTTTATAAGGTGACCGGATAAGGTAGTACATCGGATATTGAAATAAGATGTTCAATATTCATAATCAAAACATTACTCACTTAatacatattattattatatacaataattacCGGTTATTGTAGTATACTGCTTATAATGGAGGATTTTTCTATGCAAAAGGACCTTTTCCAGTACCTATAGTATACAATACAGTAATAGTGGAGTCACATTCTGCACACTTACTTCTTTCAATGAAAagaacaatacaatacatgtactgtacgtcTATATACATTTTCTTCAGTAAAACATTACTGATTTGAGAAGAATTGAGTGAGCGGTGTTTGCTGTGCTCTCGAAGCCTTCTTAGACAGGAGGAAGTTCTCAATCTCCGCAACATGGTGGTGAAGGCAATCGTCAGCTTTTCCAGCATACAGACCACAACGCAATGCATCCAAAGCCTGGGACAATTCCAATGTGGATGGTTGGAAAGCTGCAATGGGACTGGCACCGCCCTCGACATCATCATTCTCAGATTTGGCTTCAGCTTCAGCGTTGTTGCTGGTTAACTCCTCGGCAATCACCTGCACAATTTGCTCTGCGTTTCAGATGGCTGCATGTAGACGGGTGCATCCTTGTCAAGTTCTGAAAGTTCTTGGATGTTCTGGGCAAGCTCAGACTGGACTTCAGGGACAGTGTTGTCCTCAGTGGCTTGCATCTCAGCAGAGAACCCAGCCTTCCTCCAGCAATTCTGAACAGTGGTCTCTGTCACAGACTGCCAAGCATCTTTTACATACTGGAGGCAGTAGAGCATGCTGATGTTCTTCTTCAGGGCCTTAGTGTCCAGCTTTTCAATGGTGGGATTATCAACTAGCCCGCCAACTTTCCTCAGCATCAGGCGGCGGTAGTTCAGCTTGAATGCGTTAATAATGCCAGCATCACATGGCTGAATAATGCTGGTCGTGTTGGGAGGGAGAAACACAACATTGACATGACCAAGGCTGTCTTGAATTGCTTCACACTTGTGTGCTGGACAGCTGTCTATCAACAAAAGAACTTTCTTGCCTTTGCGGCGAAACAGCCGATTGAACTCAAGCAGCCAATCGCAGAAGACAGTCTTTGTCATCCactctttgttgttgcttgttcaGCTACCACCAAGAGCGTTAGCTGGAGTGGTGTGAGCAGCTGCCACAGCACGAGGCATCGTAGCGGTTCTAATGCCATGTAGAGGCAGTCTGGTCCCATCCATGCATGCTGCCACTGCAAACGTAATGCTATCTTTCTGCACCTTGCTGCTCTTGACGTTCTCACTCACCCGTGCAAGCGTTCTACGAGAAAGAGCTCTCCAAAACAGACCCGTCTTGTCCATGTTGAACACGCAAGAGGGATCGTTACTCACGCTAGTAAACAACTCTGGCCAGACACCAGCAAAGAAATTCCACGCAGCAGCGGCGTCTGTATAGCAGACTCTCCATGATGACGTTTGGAAGTTATGCTCCGTTTCTTTAGGAACAGCTGAACGTAACTCTTCCAGCCAGCGTCACTCGATGGAACATCTTTAGCATCAGCAAGACCAGCTCGTTGCAGTTCTTCAGCGATGGCTTTACCCTTTGTGATAAGCAAGTCGTAACTGATGGA
This window encodes:
- the LOC134179259 gene encoding uncharacterized protein LOC134179259, whose amino-acid sequence is MFFGASYMLFLVISLTLQASSDATSCLSGWSLNENSCYRHFSTKKTWDDAEADCVTTGGGHLVSITSNIENSFVYNLSGNTGGYNVWIGLNDKIVENSFVWSDGTTCLYRQWSGNQASNVSSENCTILKRANGRWNDKECNTKYYYVCETSTLTTHPPPLTSASSMQCQSGWTRRGLSCYLLVTMPRTWDAAEEDCNNRGGHLASITFAKENCLVLSLRGISRLESNDAWIGLNDKDVENTFVWINGEQSTFANWDNSVNEPNGNGDCIRMVYDGTWRDIACTRKFPYICKYNLMPSTTQTPTTVQATTIPYTSASATTKTSSTNSSTASGLSITLPTTIAATEDRSTIRNPTASASTTTQSTSLATTVVSPTTAEGSTRLPTRTSTSVSIATRSTSTSSWPNTVKVNTQLSTTTSTRASSKEATTSATRMSTTPTARANDRLSTLMGSTIFSVLPRDSTKAMVTKSAFTSQIRTTQISRSSNSRQVTTREATTLMATDLDTIAHETKSSSSNHTTYTAVGAAIGVFVVIAAIISVFIVRRRRARKSDFNKTIRSHAAGSKCGSAYDAGFTGTATISNRRHEKSNNLCDGKILKKKKKKGLYSMDVETSDDLQLNSLYSRMAFRNRMTENLAMAASHKDSRADKMNVLYESAARREETAASESENFIYNIHIRFFHQPRYYYYYYATLIRVSDFNRLFRRKGKKVLLLIDSCPAHKCEAIQDSLGHVNVVFLPPNTTSIIQPCDAGIINAFKLNYRRLMLRKVGGLVDNPTIEKLDTKALKKNISMLYCLQYVKDAWQSVTETTVQNCWRKAGFSAEMQATEDNTVPEVQSELAQNIQELSELDKDAPVYMQPSETQSKLCRNSRCRLEQVKPHTRIALYMPQWVCLETVTTFLSVDVEYLNRGVAYCADGFYFVDLLLIETSMYNISIKEKNWNDAEANCVTKSGHLVSITSNIENSFVYKLAKESGKDVWIGLKIVKNSFVWSDGTTCLYRQWDKNQPSRSTSGCTKVTKGNGLWNDKDCSDKRFYVCESPTLTTHPPALTNESLMQCQSDWTRSGMSCYLFIAIPKSWDKAEKDCNNKGGHLTSIISANENCLVLSLRATFNSLSNDAWMGLNDKDVENTFVWIDGEQSTFTNWDNSINEPDGSGDCVRMVYDGTWRDKECTKIYPYICKYNLMPSTTQTPITLPAKTISYTSAGATTTTTIKSSSANFPSTASSTTLPTTVAATTDHPTTKRPTTPLEITTQLTSASATVSKTAKSSTQLPTTVSTSESITKRSTLMPKSSSSPTTAVASTQPFTTITMFASSKIVTQLDASTNRVSTTVTARANKNLSTSFVSTPLLVSTSSSAQSSTTKPTFASHSTQTSRFVNFTHSVLATLRDDETPTTTTTTTTTTKTTTNQTTEGNKAKSSSLNITMYAAIASAVAVIVLVAFAICGFLLCRRRANKLALAESSSASGVAGNSTISGVRFTMQGSRYVDCEPTTAIMHKPAQARIQNASKSALDSTTVGAHFTRRGSTMEVEVYCEPIKATGKEPTQTPIGSPEDESGYLVPSSFTEKMQLCDQPTSNRVLKPQRGFRNIVYDVDTAPETTSRKQNAYTASLKSDADDKYWEPASTEKELYGQLERRRFRHIDRRNLIDRKEIGSGEFGVVEKAVWRVNDREKLAVAVKTLTSEADVNDRVKFLREAAINGQFRHRNVVRLHGVVTIGSPIMLVLEYMQNGDLKNYLVNQSSDGKCCFPGFDKTLLNMCRGIASGMDYLSRKLFVHRVSVDLLENCSFGILVTNLIFV